A window of Blastomonas sp. SL216 contains these coding sequences:
- a CDS encoding VOC family protein, whose product MIGYVTLGTNDLDKARDFYAALIGALGGSELMRMEENGFTLFGTVWGAPGIAVTRPYNGEAATAGNGTMVALAMDARAKVDMLHAKALELGGTCEGAPGLRGAEGDQAFYGAYFRDLDGNKLCAFKVGPAD is encoded by the coding sequence ATGATCGGCTATGTAACCCTGGGAACCAATGACCTCGACAAGGCGCGTGATTTTTATGCGGCATTGATTGGCGCGCTGGGCGGCAGCGAGTTGATGCGGATGGAAGAAAACGGCTTCACCCTGTTCGGCACCGTCTGGGGTGCGCCGGGCATTGCCGTGACCCGGCCCTATAATGGTGAGGCCGCAACGGCGGGCAACGGTACGATGGTGGCGCTGGCGATGGATGCGCGGGCCAAGGTGGACATGCTCCACGCCAAGGCGCTCGAACTGGGCGGCACGTGCGAAGGCGCGCCGGGCCTGCGCGGAGCAGAGGGCGACCAGGCCTTTTACGGCGCCTATTTCCGCGACCTCGACGGCAACAAGCTGTGCGCGTTCAAGGTGGGGCCTGCGGATTGA